The Methylomonas montana genome has a window encoding:
- a CDS encoding transketolase C-terminal domain-containing protein — translation MSKFPIDLGAYQRIALNPSNSTLTAEQRASLKANIQLCRDAIVFFTATGAARGVGGHTGGPYDTVPEVMIMDALFRGSADKFVPIFFDEAGHRVATQYLMSTLNGDLPAERLMEYRAAHSHLPGHPELGFTPGVKFSSGRLGHMWPYVNGVAIANPGKVLFCLGSDGSQQEGNDAEAARLAVAQNLNVKLIIDDNDVTIAGHPSNYLKGCSTAKTLAGQGVTVLEGDGEDLDDLYKRIITAINTPGPVAIINHRPMCPGIVGLEGSTHGHDVVSVKVALEYLESHGQQAAADHLREVKAPKNDAVFLGSSDKWDANRNVFGDAAVAILGRMSEAERIAKVRVVDSDLEGSCGLIKIHNAFPEIFISSGIMERGNFAAAAGFGMEAGKQGIFGTFSAFLEMCISEITMARLNNSNVLSHFSHSGIDDMADNTCHFGLNNMFADNGLSDGYDTNLYFPADPLQMKACLETIFFNPGLRFVFSTRSKVPTILDSNGNEFFGGDYKFVSGKDEVIREGTAGYIVSFGEALYRSLDAVERLKKQGVDVGLINKPTLTVIDEDMLAKIGKSPKVMVVEAFNRKTGLGSRMGSWLLERGYTPKYAHLGTHKEGCGGLWEQFPHQGIDPAGIMDSFLKS, via the coding sequence ATGTCCAAATTCCCAATCGATCTTGGCGCTTATCAGCGCATCGCTCTAAATCCTAGCAATTCAACCTTAACTGCCGAGCAACGCGCCAGCCTCAAGGCTAACATCCAGCTTTGCCGCGATGCTATTGTATTTTTTACGGCGACCGGCGCAGCGCGCGGCGTAGGCGGGCATACCGGCGGGCCTTACGATACGGTACCTGAAGTGATGATCATGGATGCTTTATTCCGCGGCTCGGCAGATAAATTCGTCCCGATATTTTTCGACGAAGCCGGCCATCGCGTGGCCACCCAGTATCTGATGTCCACCCTGAATGGTGATTTGCCGGCGGAACGCCTGATGGAATACCGGGCCGCGCATTCCCATTTGCCCGGCCATCCCGAATTGGGCTTTACCCCCGGCGTGAAATTTAGCTCCGGCCGTTTGGGTCACATGTGGCCTTATGTCAACGGCGTGGCCATCGCCAACCCCGGCAAGGTTTTGTTCTGTTTGGGTTCCGACGGTTCGCAGCAAGAAGGTAACGATGCCGAGGCCGCGCGTTTGGCCGTTGCGCAAAACCTGAATGTGAAACTGATTATCGACGATAACGATGTCACCATCGCCGGCCATCCCTCCAACTATTTAAAAGGCTGCAGTACGGCGAAAACCCTGGCCGGCCAAGGCGTGACGGTTCTGGAAGGCGATGGCGAAGATCTGGACGATTTGTATAAACGTATCATCACCGCAATTAACACCCCAGGCCCAGTCGCGATCATTAATCACCGGCCGATGTGCCCAGGCATTGTCGGCTTGGAAGGCTCGACCCACGGCCATGATGTGGTATCCGTGAAAGTGGCACTTGAATACCTGGAGTCGCACGGCCAACAAGCCGCAGCCGATCATTTGCGTGAAGTCAAAGCCCCGAAAAATGACGCGGTATTTTTGGGTTCCAGCGACAAGTGGGATGCCAACCGCAATGTGTTCGGCGATGCTGCCGTGGCGATTCTTGGTCGAATGAGCGAAGCCGAACGAATTGCAAAAGTCCGCGTGGTCGATAGCGACTTGGAAGGCTCTTGCGGCCTGATCAAAATTCATAACGCTTTCCCGGAAATCTTTATATCCTCCGGCATCATGGAACGCGGCAATTTCGCTGCGGCCGCCGGCTTTGGTATGGAAGCAGGCAAACAAGGCATTTTCGGCACTTTTAGCGCCTTTCTGGAAATGTGTATTTCCGAAATCACCATGGCTCGCTTGAACAATTCCAACGTACTCAGCCATTTCTCCCATTCCGGGATCGATGACATGGCCGACAACACCTGCCACTTCGGTTTGAATAATATGTTCGCCGACAACGGTTTGAGCGACGGTTACGATACCAATCTGTACTTCCCGGCCGATCCGCTGCAAATGAAGGCTTGCTTGGAAACCATCTTTTTCAATCCCGGTTTACGTTTCGTGTTTTCGACTCGTTCGAAAGTACCAACGATTTTGGATAGCAACGGCAACGAGTTCTTTGGCGGCGATTACAAATTCGTCTCAGGCAAAGACGAAGTCATTCGCGAGGGCACCGCCGGCTATATCGTCAGCTTCGGCGAAGCGTTGTACCGCTCCTTGGATGCCGTTGAGCGCTTGAAAAAGCAAGGTGTCGATGTTGGCCTGATCAACAAACCGACCCTTACCGTCATCGATGAAGACATGTTGGCAAAAATCGGCAAATCGCCGAAAGTGATGGTAGTGGAGGCCTTTAACCGTAAAACCGGTTTGGGCAGCCGCATGGGCTCCTGGTTGTTGGAACGCGGTTATACACCGAAATATGCCCACCTTGGCACCCACAAAGAAGGTTGCGGCGGCTTGTGGGAGCAATTCCCGCACCAAGGTATCGATCCAGCAGGCATTATGGACAGTTTCTTAAAAAGTTAA
- a CDS encoding response regulator yields the protein MRILLVEDDNVLADGLSRSLADWGFDVTLAVTGAYADSALRTQPYDLIILDLGLPDTDGLEVLRQLRARKSAIPVLILTARDRLNDRVGGLELGADDYMTKPFELRELEARVRALLRRSHGGFDHNITFAQLVMDTRNQHISIAGTPMVLPPREYGVLEALLLQAGRVVSKDNIAQRLAARSEELADNAIEVYIHRLRKRLEPLGIRIRTVRGLGYLLERSEDE from the coding sequence ATGAGAATTTTACTGGTCGAAGACGATAATGTTTTGGCCGATGGGCTTTCGCGTAGTCTTGCCGATTGGGGGTTCGATGTCACGCTGGCAGTGACCGGTGCTTACGCTGACAGCGCGTTACGCACTCAGCCGTATGACCTGATCATTCTCGATTTAGGTTTGCCCGACACCGATGGGCTGGAGGTGCTGCGACAATTGCGGGCGCGAAAATCGGCTATTCCGGTACTGATTTTGACAGCGCGGGACAGGCTTAATGATAGGGTCGGCGGCTTGGAATTGGGTGCTGACGATTACATGACTAAACCCTTCGAACTGCGGGAACTGGAAGCTCGCGTCAGGGCATTATTGCGCCGCAGTCATGGTGGCTTTGATCACAACATCACGTTTGCGCAACTGGTGATGGATACCCGCAATCAACACATCAGCATCGCCGGCACGCCGATGGTATTGCCGCCTCGAGAATATGGCGTGCTGGAAGCCTTGTTGTTGCAAGCCGGACGGGTGGTCAGCAAAGATAATATCGCCCAACGTCTCGCGGCCCGTTCGGAAGAATTGGCGGACAATGCCATTGAAGTCTATATCCATCGGCTACGTAAACGCCTGGAACCTTTGGGTATTAGAATCAGAACGGTGCGTGGACTGGGTTATTTACTGGAGCGTAGCGAAGATGAATAA
- the glgC gene encoding glucose-1-phosphate adenylyltransferase, whose amino-acid sequence MSVIHHNIHQLTKNTIALILAGGRGSRLMNMTDWRAKPAVPFGGKFRIIDFPLSNCVNSGIRKIGILTQYKADSLIRHIQKGWGFMRGEFGEYVDLMPAQQRIDETSWYQGTADAVLQNIDILRARKPEHILILAGDHIYKMDYAAMLVDHIEQNADLTIGCLEVSLKDASAFGVMDVDANRRVRAFVEKPANPPVMPGRTDTALASMGIYIFNADFLWEQLIKDAETKDSTHDFGKDIIPAVIDDHIVNAYPFLDLQSGQQSYWRDVGTIDAYWAANLELIGVKPDLNLYDTTWPIWTYQEQTPPAKFVFDDNGSRGQAIDSMISGGCVISGSTVRHSMVFSNVVVNAYSVIQDSMLLPQVTIGQHCRITKAIVEKGCVVPDGTVIGENLEEDKKRFYVSEGGVVLVTAEMLGQKLHFVR is encoded by the coding sequence ATGTCCGTGATTCATCACAATATCCATCAATTAACTAAAAATACTATTGCTTTAATTCTGGCCGGTGGCCGCGGCTCTCGGTTAATGAATATGACCGATTGGCGGGCCAAGCCTGCCGTACCGTTTGGCGGCAAGTTCCGTATCATCGACTTTCCGTTGTCGAATTGCGTGAATTCCGGTATTCGCAAAATTGGCATTTTGACGCAATATAAAGCCGACTCGCTGATTCGGCATATTCAGAAAGGCTGGGGCTTTATGCGCGGCGAATTCGGCGAATATGTCGATTTAATGCCCGCGCAACAGCGCATCGACGAAACATCCTGGTATCAAGGCACCGCCGATGCGGTATTGCAGAATATCGATATTCTCAGAGCACGCAAACCCGAGCACATTTTAATCCTGGCCGGCGATCACATTTATAAAATGGATTATGCCGCCATGTTAGTCGATCATATTGAACAAAATGCCGATCTAACCATAGGCTGTCTTGAGGTGTCATTGAAGGACGCTTCTGCTTTTGGGGTGATGGACGTCGATGCAAACCGCAGAGTACGGGCTTTTGTTGAAAAGCCTGCAAATCCGCCGGTGATGCCTGGCCGTACCGACACCGCATTAGCCTCGATGGGTATCTACATTTTCAATGCCGATTTCTTATGGGAACAACTGATTAAAGATGCCGAAACCAAAGATTCGACGCATGATTTTGGGAAGGATATTATTCCTGCCGTGATCGACGATCACATCGTCAATGCCTATCCGTTTTTGGATTTACAAAGTGGCCAGCAAAGTTATTGGCGCGACGTAGGGACTATCGATGCCTATTGGGCCGCCAATTTGGAATTAATCGGCGTTAAGCCGGATCTGAATTTATACGACACCACATGGCCGATATGGACCTATCAGGAGCAAACACCGCCCGCCAAATTTGTATTTGACGATAACGGGAGCCGCGGCCAAGCCATAGACTCGATGATTTCCGGCGGCTGCGTCATTTCCGGCTCAACCGTTAGGCATTCCATGGTGTTCTCCAATGTCGTCGTCAACGCGTATTCAGTCATCCAGGACAGCATGCTGTTGCCGCAAGTCACGATCGGCCAACATTGCCGCATCACCAAGGCCATTGTCGAAAAAGGTTGCGTGGTACCTGACGGCACCGTGATTGGCGAAAATCTTGAGGAAGACAAAAAACGGTTTTATGTCAGCGAAGGCGGGGTCGTATTAGTCACCGCGGAAATGTTGGGGCAAAAATTGCATTTTGTCAGATAG
- a CDS encoding GGDEF domain-containing protein encodes MNPYHQDNFEEAFEHLRLATSLLGKHNVAPSPINYRVGYDYVAGKNQELNAALDKLVGQSEELTAEQLWILYQQFFSQDAITLEKIRQELHHIIISVQGAVERSSGNLSVYTHTLNRFAQILDPSTPLNAVASEVQKVLDDTRSMEQNQQRVESEISLVLAEVESLRKDLEKIKEESMMDALTGIPNRKAFDAALEQAVISAREQKSPLCILMIDIDFFKKFNDTYGHLVGDKVLRYVGAALKRCLKGRDMAARFGGEEFTVILPQTSLIGAGVIAEQIRNAISMGSIKSKSNGRYYDKVTVSIGVAQFRDNELPNDLLQRADKVLYIAKENGRNRVEKAL; translated from the coding sequence ATGAATCCGTACCATCAAGATAACTTTGAGGAAGCGTTTGAGCACTTACGCTTGGCGACCTCATTATTAGGCAAACACAACGTTGCACCATCCCCCATCAATTACCGTGTGGGTTATGATTATGTTGCCGGTAAAAACCAGGAACTGAATGCTGCACTCGATAAATTAGTTGGACAATCAGAAGAGCTAACGGCAGAACAGCTATGGATTTTATATCAACAGTTCTTCAGTCAGGATGCCATTACGTTGGAGAAAATTCGCCAGGAACTGCACCACATTATTATCAGTGTTCAGGGGGCGGTCGAGCGGTCGAGCGGCAATCTCTCCGTTTATACGCACACACTTAACCGCTTCGCCCAAATTTTGGATCCTTCAACACCCTTGAACGCAGTAGCATCTGAGGTTCAAAAGGTTCTCGATGACACCCGGTCTATGGAGCAAAATCAGCAACGGGTTGAATCCGAAATATCTCTTGTCCTTGCCGAAGTGGAATCATTAAGAAAAGACCTGGAGAAAATCAAAGAAGAATCGATGATGGACGCTTTGACAGGTATCCCGAATCGCAAAGCGTTCGATGCAGCGTTGGAACAGGCTGTCATTTCAGCACGGGAACAGAAATCGCCTCTGTGCATTTTGATGATAGATATCGATTTTTTTAAAAAATTTAACGACACTTATGGCCATCTCGTCGGAGACAAGGTGCTTCGGTACGTAGGAGCAGCCCTAAAGCGTTGCCTGAAAGGAAGGGATATGGCGGCACGGTTCGGTGGCGAGGAATTCACGGTAATTTTGCCGCAAACGTCCCTCATAGGCGCGGGGGTCATAGCAGAACAGATTCGTAATGCAATTTCGATGGGTTCGATCAAAAGTAAAAGCAATGGTCGATACTACGATAAGGTTACGGTATCAATCGGAGTTGCACAATTTCGAGACAACGAGCTTCCAAATGATTTGCTACAACGTGCTGATAAAGTGCTTTATATTGCTAAAGAAAATGGCAGGAACCGAGTTGAAAAAGCACTTTAA
- a CDS encoding penicillin acylase family protein produces the protein MRMIRTASLSMLVLAFVVTGLVYGLIVASLPAEDGEISLPGLVAKATVQSDALGVPSVTADSREDAYRTLGYLHARDRLFQMELMRRKSAGRLAELFGASALKVDRKQRTYQLTRTARNIVNDLPAAQRQVLQAYVDGVNAYIDQARILPPEFLVLRHQPEPWRAEDSILVILGMFQTLNGQEQDERMVSVMEHALPADLLTFLTPDTDSYATVLVGGSASRRFSQAIPVSSLAALPDVGAALAANSVDAENVVAGSNNWVVAGSKTADGRAIVANDMHLGLNVPNVWYRAELKYQDRHLFGVTLPGVPAVVVGANDDIAWGFTNVTADLLDLIRLEINPDNPNSYRTSQGWQVFDSHSETIHVKDAADVEISLRDTVWGPVSDQDLLGGPVAIKWTALERQAVDLGLMEMDGAQTIRQAMTVMNNTGSPPQNVVIADREGHIGWTYMGHFPNRVGFDGLASRSWADGGLGWHGFIPPTELPRLLDPAEGFIVTANNRTLGSDYPHVIAHNWALGYRAFRIAELLRERQNLTEQDLLTIQLDSRSAVLDFYQQLALAELRDLGNKEAELAEIEQVLQAWDGYMRTDSVGASFLNEFRKRLAEEVFAKVVAACKVHDPDFRYAWREMETPLRLLLTQRPKGMLSARYRDDWRQMLLETMRQTARELRRQYPQTQLAQLTWGQTHAMTLQHPFSKVASVFGDVLDMPTFASDGCASVCVKVMDSGHGASERLVLSPAHPENGIFHMPGGQSGHPFSPHYRDQQMLWQDGIAAPLQAAAKPHVLSVLPQ, from the coding sequence ATGCGAATGATACGAACTGCTTCCCTATCGATGTTAGTCCTGGCTTTCGTTGTCACTGGTCTCGTGTATGGGTTGATCGTAGCGTCGTTACCAGCGGAAGACGGTGAAATATCGCTGCCTGGCTTGGTGGCGAAGGCCACCGTGCAGAGCGACGCCTTGGGTGTTCCGTCCGTCACGGCTGACAGCCGGGAGGACGCCTATCGTACCTTGGGTTATCTGCATGCCCGCGACCGTTTGTTTCAGATGGAACTGATGCGCCGCAAGAGTGCCGGCCGGTTAGCGGAACTGTTTGGTGCGTCGGCGCTGAAAGTGGATCGCAAGCAGCGCACTTATCAACTGACCAGAACCGCTCGAAATATCGTCAACGATTTACCCGCCGCGCAGCGCCAGGTATTGCAGGCTTATGTCGACGGCGTTAATGCGTATATCGACCAAGCCCGGATATTGCCGCCGGAATTTCTGGTGTTGCGTCATCAACCGGAACCTTGGCGCGCCGAGGATAGTATCCTGGTGATTCTGGGCATGTTCCAAACCTTGAACGGCCAGGAACAGGACGAGCGCATGGTCAGCGTGATGGAACACGCGTTGCCCGCCGATTTGTTGACCTTCCTGACGCCCGACACCGACAGCTATGCCACCGTCTTGGTCGGCGGATCGGCGTCGCGGCGTTTCAGCCAAGCCATTCCGGTTTCGTCTTTGGCGGCGTTGCCGGATGTTGGAGCAGCTTTAGCCGCGAACAGCGTCGATGCCGAAAATGTCGTGGCTGGCTCCAATAACTGGGTGGTGGCGGGCAGTAAAACCGCCGATGGCCGGGCCATCGTCGCGAACGATATGCACCTGGGCTTGAATGTCCCCAATGTCTGGTACCGTGCCGAATTAAAGTATCAAGACCGGCATCTGTTCGGCGTGACGCTGCCCGGCGTGCCGGCCGTCGTGGTCGGCGCTAACGATGATATCGCTTGGGGCTTTACCAATGTCACAGCCGATTTGCTGGACTTGATCCGTTTGGAGATTAACCCGGACAATCCCAATAGTTACCGCACCTCGCAAGGCTGGCAGGTGTTTGATAGCCACAGCGAAACCATACACGTCAAGGATGCGGCCGATGTCGAAATCAGCTTGCGGGATACTGTGTGGGGTCCGGTTTCCGATCAGGATTTGCTGGGCGGGCCGGTTGCGATCAAATGGACGGCGCTGGAACGGCAAGCGGTAGACCTGGGCTTGATGGAAATGGACGGCGCGCAGACCATCCGCCAGGCGATGACGGTGATGAACAATACCGGCAGCCCGCCGCAGAATGTGGTGATCGCCGATCGGGAAGGTCATATCGGTTGGACTTACATGGGGCATTTTCCGAATCGGGTTGGCTTCGACGGTTTGGCCAGCCGCTCCTGGGCCGATGGCGGCCTGGGCTGGCACGGTTTTATCCCGCCAACGGAATTGCCAAGGCTTCTGGACCCGGCCGAGGGCTTTATCGTCACGGCCAATAATCGTACCTTGGGCAGCGATTATCCGCATGTCATCGCCCACAATTGGGCGTTGGGTTATCGCGCGTTTCGCATCGCCGAATTATTACGCGAGCGTCAAAACCTTACCGAACAAGATTTATTGACCATTCAGCTGGACAGCCGCAGCGCGGTGCTGGATTTTTATCAGCAATTGGCGCTTGCTGAACTGCGTGATTTGGGCAATAAAGAAGCCGAGTTGGCGGAAATTGAACAGGTGTTGCAAGCCTGGGACGGCTATATGCGGACCGATAGCGTTGGCGCCAGTTTTTTGAACGAGTTCAGAAAACGCTTGGCGGAAGAGGTGTTTGCGAAAGTGGTGGCCGCCTGCAAAGTGCACGATCCGGATTTTCGTTATGCCTGGCGGGAAATGGAAACGCCGCTGCGTTTATTGTTAACCCAGCGGCCGAAGGGCATGTTGAGCGCGCGTTATCGTGACGATTGGCGGCAGATGCTTTTGGAAACCATGCGCCAAACGGCTCGCGAATTGCGCCGCCAATATCCGCAAACCCAGTTGGCGCAACTCACCTGGGGACAGACACACGCTATGACTTTGCAGCATCCTTTCAGCAAAGTCGCGTCCGTTTTCGGTGACGTGCTGGATATGCCAACGTTTGCCAGCGATGGTTGCGCCAGCGTCTGCGTCAAAGTGATGGACAGTGGTCATGGTGCCAGCGAAAGGTTGGTACTGTCGCCGGCACATCCAGAAAACGGTATTTTTCATATGCCGGGCGGACAGTCCGGGCATCCTTTTTCGCCACATTATCGCGATCAACAAATGCTCTGGCAGGACGGCATTGCCGCGCCGCTGCAAGCCGCTGCCAAACCGCATGTCTTGTCTGTTTTACCGCAATAA
- a CDS encoding adenylate/guanylate cyclase domain-containing protein: MKEKLSRDVVSWLQEAVAVETGVDIGPESAARLYSALSAALYADAKQRQANTIQEVTVLLTDLRGFTSISEAYPAETMLEVLNLYLARMCEIAIQNGGTIDKFMGDAIMLLFGAPQQSGDDARRAVTCAVQMQIAMEEINADLVSKGFPLLYMGAGINTGVVTAGLLGSELHSEYTVIGDEVNIASRIEAFSLRGQVLISETTFNHCRDFVATGEPMEVHVKGKSKPVQLREVFGIPALGLENPRRDVRNSPRVEIMIPFAYNVIVDKVIQSPPGHGVAIDISYQGILAEVESGLSQYADILMELDLSLLGAQKHLIYAKVCNIRSDEGRCFAGIEFTSLNAESEQAIRRFVQMLIQGSPMK; the protein is encoded by the coding sequence ATGAAAGAAAAACTTTCCCGCGATGTTGTGTCGTGGCTTCAGGAAGCAGTGGCAGTTGAGACCGGCGTGGACATTGGACCCGAATCGGCCGCAAGGCTTTACTCGGCGTTATCCGCGGCCCTGTATGCCGACGCCAAACAGCGCCAAGCCAACACCATCCAAGAAGTGACGGTGCTTCTCACCGACCTGCGCGGATTTACCTCGATTTCCGAAGCCTATCCAGCCGAAACGATGTTGGAAGTATTGAATCTCTACTTGGCTCGGATGTGTGAAATCGCGATCCAAAACGGCGGTACAATCGACAAGTTCATGGGCGATGCCATCATGCTGTTGTTTGGCGCGCCGCAGCAAAGTGGCGACGATGCGCGCCGCGCGGTGACCTGTGCGGTGCAAATGCAGATTGCCATGGAGGAAATCAATGCCGATCTTGTCTCGAAGGGATTCCCGTTACTTTACATGGGCGCGGGGATTAACACAGGCGTCGTCACGGCCGGTCTGCTCGGTTCGGAGTTGCACTCCGAATACACCGTCATCGGCGACGAAGTCAACATTGCCTCTCGCATCGAAGCTTTCAGTCTGCGCGGGCAAGTGCTGATTAGCGAAACTACTTTCAATCATTGCCGAGATTTCGTGGCCACGGGCGAGCCGATGGAAGTGCATGTCAAGGGAAAGTCAAAACCGGTGCAACTTCGCGAGGTATTCGGCATTCCGGCGCTGGGTCTGGAAAATCCGCGCCGGGACGTACGCAATAGTCCGCGTGTCGAGATTATGATCCCATTCGCTTACAACGTCATAGTCGACAAGGTGATCCAATCCCCGCCCGGCCATGGCGTTGCCATCGACATTAGCTATCAGGGCATACTCGCCGAAGTCGAATCCGGACTGAGCCAGTATGCGGATATTCTGATGGAACTCGATCTTTCCTTGCTTGGCGCTCAAAAGCACCTCATCTACGCCAAGGTATGCAATATCAGGTCGGATGAAGGGCGTTGCTTTGCAGGTATTGAATTTACCTCCTTGAACGCAGAGTCCGAACAGGCTATCCGGCGCTTTGTGCAAATGCTTATCCAAGGCAGTCCAATGAAGTAG